One part of the Cyclobacteriaceae bacterium genome encodes these proteins:
- a CDS encoding LptF/LptG family permease, whose translation MKLLDRYILRQFLTTFIFVVLMLLAVITVIDLTEKTDKYAKAGLSWTQVAGYYADFLPWIAGLVTPVTVFIAAVYVTARLAGRTEIIAILSSGVSFRRLLVPYFAGALLIASISFWLNGWIIPNSNKTRLAFEIAYLNKNTNPNLRNIHLQVSPNTFIYIQSYNSSTDKGYQFTLERFDNNKLIEKLTASRIEWDTAKSKWTLRDWKLKRIELVFENVKSDSIGEKFSSGLELDTTLVIHPKEFKNDYRKFDGLTISELKDYIKTLRFRGSAGIETYEVELYTRYASPFSIFILTFMAVIVSSRKSRGGTGYQIAIGFALSFVFILFFILFRSFAESGALPPQFSVWIPSTVFGIISLFMYKYVPR comes from the coding sequence TTGAAATTACTGGACCGCTATATTCTCCGCCAATTCCTAACCACGTTCATATTTGTGGTGCTGATGTTGTTGGCGGTTATTACCGTAATTGATCTTACGGAAAAAACCGACAAATATGCGAAAGCCGGGTTGAGTTGGACTCAGGTAGCAGGGTACTATGCCGATTTTCTTCCCTGGATTGCCGGCCTGGTTACTCCGGTAACTGTATTTATTGCAGCCGTTTACGTAACGGCACGGTTGGCCGGGAGAACCGAGATCATTGCCATCCTGAGCAGTGGAGTAAGCTTTCGCAGATTATTAGTGCCTTATTTTGCCGGTGCTTTACTCATTGCATCCATTAGCTTTTGGTTAAACGGATGGATTATCCCCAATTCAAATAAAACAAGGTTAGCCTTTGAAATTGCCTACCTGAACAAAAACACGAACCCGAACCTGCGCAATATTCACCTGCAGGTTTCACCCAACACCTTTATTTATATCCAAAGTTATAACAGCTCTACCGACAAAGGGTATCAATTTACCCTTGAGCGTTTTGATAACAACAAGCTGATCGAAAAACTTACGGCCAGCCGTATTGAATGGGATACCGCTAAATCAAAATGGACGCTGCGTGACTGGAAATTGAAACGCATTGAACTTGTTTTCGAAAACGTAAAATCCGATTCGATTGGCGAAAAATTTTCATCCGGTCTTGAGCTGGACACCACGCTGGTTATTCACCCAAAAGAATTTAAAAACGATTACCGGAAATTCGATGGATTAACCATTTCTGAATTAAAGGATTACATCAAAACCCTTCGCTTCCGCGGTTCGGCCGGTATTGAAACCTATGAAGTGGAATTGTATACACGGTACGCATCGCCCTTTTCCATTTTCATCCTCACCTTTATGGCCGTTATTGTTTCCTCCCGCAAAAGCCGGGGTGGCACGGGCTATCAAATCGCTATTGGTTTTGCGCTCTCATTCGTTTTTATTTTGTTCTTTATCCTGTTCCGGTCGTTTGCCGAAAGTGGCGCATTGCCACCACAGTTTTCGGTATGGATTCCATCCACAGTTTTTGGGATCATATCCTTATTCATGTACAAATACGTTCCACGTTAA
- a CDS encoding DMT family transporter yields MATTTDYLKLHFIVFLWGFTAILGLLISIPTVEMVFYRTLLAALGMGVFMAWSKGSFKVSKSDGIKLLLIGFIVCLHWLAFFGSARASNASVSLVGFATNSLWAALLEPWMNRNRVKKFELLLGIVVIVGLYVIFSFNFEYKLGLALGIAAGFSAALFSVLNAKMVRRVDSYAITFYEMVGAFIATAVFLPIYKHTLAAGELKLIPSLMDWVYIALLAWVCTVYAFSMAVKLMKKLSVFFIQLTLNLEPVYGIIMALIILGDSEKMGFNFYVGTLIIISAVASYPWLKKRFDKPAFMR; encoded by the coding sequence ATGGCCACCACCACCGATTACCTTAAACTTCACTTTATTGTATTCCTATGGGGGTTTACAGCTATACTCGGCCTGTTAATTTCCATCCCTACAGTTGAGATGGTGTTTTACAGAACCCTGCTTGCCGCATTAGGCATGGGTGTGTTTATGGCTTGGTCAAAAGGCTCTTTTAAGGTATCAAAAAGCGATGGGATCAAATTACTGCTGATTGGTTTTATTGTATGCTTGCATTGGTTGGCATTTTTTGGATCAGCCCGGGCCTCCAATGCTTCCGTAAGTTTGGTTGGGTTTGCTACCAACTCCCTTTGGGCAGCTTTATTAGAACCCTGGATGAACCGAAACCGTGTGAAGAAGTTTGAGTTATTGCTGGGCATAGTTGTTATCGTTGGTTTGTACGTTATCTTCTCATTTAATTTCGAATACAAACTTGGGTTGGCATTGGGTATCGCTGCGGGTTTTTCTGCCGCACTTTTTTCAGTGCTAAATGCTAAAATGGTAAGGCGTGTTGATTCTTATGCCATAACTTTTTATGAAATGGTTGGGGCATTTATCGCCACTGCGGTTTTCTTGCCCATTTATAAACATACGCTGGCTGCAGGCGAACTGAAACTTATCCCCTCGTTAATGGATTGGGTTTACATTGCTTTGTTGGCCTGGGTGTGTACCGTTTACGCATTCTCCATGGCCGTTAAATTGATGAAAAAACTTTCTGTTTTCTTTATCCAGCTTACCTTAAATCTCGAACCGGTTTACGGAATCATCATGGCACTGATTATACTTGGTGATTCAGAAAAAATGGGCTTTAACTTTTATGTTGGAACGCTCATCATCATCAGTGCTGTTGCCTCCTATCCGTGGCTGAAAAAGAGGTTTGATAAGCCTGCTTTTATGCGTTAA